The DNA window GGTAATGATCCCCCTGGCAGGCGCCAGACACGGAACCGCACTGATGACGGCGCCCGATGCGATGGCGGGATATCACGCACTTGTACCGGCCAACAGTGGTTTTAATGACGAAGTTGCCGCCCGGGTCGCCTTGCAGATCCTTGCCTATCGCCCCGGACTGCGCGCCAGTCGGGTGCAATGCCCGATCCTGTTCTGCGTCTGTGAGAAAGACACCGTTGCCCCGCCGGCGCCAACGCTCCGATATGCACGCACGGCACCCAGAGGCGAAATCGAAGTTTATGACGAAGGTCACTTTGACATCTATGTCGGCAAAGCATTCCAGCGGGTGTGCCAACAACAGATAGCGTTCCTGGCGAAGCATGTGCCGGCCTGAAACCGGAGCCGACCACGACTGCCGTTGAGCCCGAAACCGGCTATATCCCGGTTGAAAAACAGTTAAAGCGCGACACACTGCAACATGGAGACGAAAACACGGATGCGATGGCCCTTAAGCGGTGAGGTTATCTACCGGACAGAGGATGCGTTGGGCGATATCCTTGTGATAGACAAGGGCAAGCACCGCGTTCTCAGCTTTGGATCCATATTCGAACAAAGCAAGATTGACCCGGCCCGGCCTTACCTGCCGGTGCATGAATACAACAGAGCCATGCTGCTGCCTCTGGCGTTTGCGCGGCCACAACACGCCACGGTGCTGGGACTGGGCGGTGGCAGCCTGGTCAACGCCCTGTATCATCTACTGCCAGAGGCCACGGTAAGCGTCGTGGAGCTTCGCAGCGAAGTAGTCGACGTGGCCCGGCGCTTTTTCGGCCTGGCGACCAGCCCGAGGATCAGCATCACTATCGAGGATGTACGTCGCGCACTGCCAAGGCTACCGGAGGGCGCAACTGACCTCATTCTGACGGACCTCTACGACGCCCAGCGGATGAGCCCGGTCCAAACCCAGCGCCGTTTCATCGACCAGTGTGCCAGGGCACTCTCAACAGAAGGTTGGCTGGCCATAAACTACCATGAACTCCCCCCCGAAAACGGGCCACTCTTCATGCACCTGCGCGCGCTTTTTGCCGTAGTGTTGCTGTTCAAGAGTAAAACCGGCAACTACGTGCTCTACGCCTGTAAAGAGTGCTTCGACCCCATGGGCTCGGACGACCCCCGCCTGTCAGAGCTGGAAGAAAAACTACCGCTGGGTTGGCGCCGGCTGATGGGTCGGGTCATGCGGGTCGTCTAGAGGCTGCTGGCTGTTTGAGCCAGATCAAACAAAAAGCGTCAAGGTTGTGGTCCCCCAGCCGATAACCAGCAAGTTCTTCTATACTGATATTCCCGGCCCCGAGCTCGAGTCCCGCCTGTGGATTTGCTCGGCGGCTTTTCTGTCGGAGCTGGCTTTTGAATCTCAAGCACATTCCCCTCAAGTACAAATTCTGGGCCGTTAACGGCGTCATGTTCGCGGGCATGCTACTGCTGGTGCTTGCCGCTTTGGTCATAGAGCAGCAAGCCATTAACGCCGAGCGAAAGGGCTACGCCGCTGAGGTCGTCGCGAGCGGCTTGCTGACGGGGGCAACACCGGCGAGCCTGAGATGGATCGATAGCCGGAGCTTGTCCAATTTACCGGTCGCGTCCGACCAGCCGCGATGGCTCGATGCCGACCTTCTGGATCCGGTGCCGGCCGGGCCAGATCTGTCCGGCGCATGGGTTGTCATGCGACAAGGCGAGGCAGCAGTGCTGGGTGTTGAGCAGCAGGCTTACTTCACCTTGTTGCTGTCGCGCGCGCCCCTCTATGCAGGCGTTGTATTTGTCCTGATGCTCATGGTGCTCTGCGTTTCGCAGCTACTGATTCTTTTCATTACGCGTAATATTCTCGCGCTCCGTGACGTCATGGTTGCTGTGCAGGAAAGTGGTGATCTCACGCTCAGGGCGCCGGTAAAATCAGAGGACGAAGTAGGTTCAATGGCAGTTGCCTTCAACGCCATGCTGACAGCGCAGCAAGGCGTGGTGGGTTCGGTCCGGGAAGCAGCGGCAGAGCTTGAGCACAGCGCCGGTGAATTGGCCCAGCTTATGGGAGACGTCAAGGTCGGAACGCGTTCCCAGCAAAGCCAGACCGACATGGTGGCTGCCGCGGTTAATGAGATGAGTGCGACCGTGCAGGACATTGCCAGCCATACGGGGTCCGCGCGCGATCAGTCCCGGCAGGCCAACAGCCTGGCGCAACAGGGACGGGACCAGGTGCAGTGCGTCCAACGCACGATTACCGGCCTGTCCGCCAGCATCAAGCGGTGCACCGAGCATATGCAAACACTCGCTGGGCACAGCCAGGAGATCAACGGTGTGGTAGGCGAGATTCGCGCCATTGCAGAGCAGACCAACCTTCTCGCCCTCAACGCCGCCATCGAAGCCGCACGTGCCGGAGATTCCGGGCGCGGCTTCGCAGTGGTTGCGGATGAAGTGCGGACACTGGCCCAGCGGGTACAGAATTCCACCGTGGACATTCAGCAGCGGATCGAAGCTCTACGTGAAGGGACGGTCATCGCTGTCGACGATATGGCCGCCAGCGCCGAGCTGACTCACAACTCCGTCGAACAGGCCGAGCAGGCCGGGGCGTCCCTTGAGGAAATCGCCGCCGCGGTAAATCAGATCACTGAAGGCAATGGTGAGATCGCAGCTGCGCTGGACCAGCAAACCCAGGTGGCAGACTCCATCACCCGCAGCATTATCGAGATTCGGGACGTGACGGAACATACAGCGGAGAAGACCTTGAGAAGCGCAGCCACAAGCGAGCAACTGGCCGCCCTTGCTCATCAACTTAATCAGGCGGTCAGCAGTCTTAGGGTATGAGCGCGGTCGGGATGGCCCGCAGGCAGGCACCTGCGCTCCTTTGCCACGCTGTGGCCTCACTTGAGCTTAGCTCAGGGCACTACAAGCTTAGCTCAGGGCACTCCAATGAAAAGCCCCGCCACACGGCGGGGCTTCGGGCTCGTTAACCCTCAGGCAGTTTCCGCGGCTTCTTCCCCCCTGCGGGCCTCTACCTTTTCTACCCGGTTTTGCCGGGCGGCATTAGACCCGATAGGAATCTGCCGCGGTTTCTCTTCCTCGGGAATAACCCGCAGCAGATCAATCGTCAACAGGCCGTTTTCGAGGTTGGCGCCCTGCACCTCTATGTGATCTTCAAGCCGATAGGACAGCTTGAACGAGCGCTGGGCGATGCCCTGGTGCATGTAGCCCACGGTTTTGCCGGACTGCTCGACAGCCGGCTTGGCGCCGGTCACGGTGAGCACCCCGTTCTCGATATTGATCGACAGGTCTTGCTCTGCAAACCCGGCAACCGCGAGCACGATGCGGTACTCGTTCTCGCCGTGCTTTTCCACGTTGTACGGCGGGTAGCTGGTCGATGCGTCTGCTTCGAACGCTCGCTCGAACAGATCGTTGAAGCGGTCGAACCCGATGGAGTGACGGAACAGCGGTGCCAGAGAAAAAGATGTCGTAGTCATAGCGGTAACTCCCTAATTATTCAGCGAAGTTTTGTCTCCTGCAGTGAGCCCCGCTTAGCGGCGACTCTTGCAGAGATGCCTTTTGGCAAAGAGGTGCCGTGTGACAATCAGCTGCCTTGTGGCAAAAAACAAAATAGGGCCCGCCAGATCTTTTTCAAGCGATCTTTTTTGCACCAGCCATGAATTTTTGTTCGCGCCCAGGGGCGCCGCAAAGGCGCCTACCTCTATTGGGATATAGTGCTTGGGCAGGTTTGCCAGTACGGTGATAGTCGCATTGTCGGGAGAGTCTGTAACTGACTTAAAAGGCTTTTAACCGGGCGATTGTGGACTTCCTGTTTATCCCATGGGTACCCTGAAAGCGCTGCAACGCTTAAAAAAGAAAAGGACAGCTGCTATGAGAAAGATGATTATTGCTTTGTTGGCTGTAGGTGGCCTCGCGGCGCAGCCTACACTGGCTCAGGACGCTGAAAAACTATTCCAGTCGAAAGCATGTGCCGCGTGCCATGCTAAAGCGATGAAAATGGTTGGCCCCGCGCTTCAGGATGTCGCAAAGAAGTACGCTGGCCAGGATGACGCCGTCGCGATACTCGTAAAGAGCATCCAGGAAGGCAGTAAGGGCAAGTGGGGCCAGATTCCGATGCCGCCTAACAATGTGACTGACGAGGAAGCAACCGCGCTGGCCGAGTGGGTACTCAAGCAGGGCTGAGCGCCACAACGGGATTAAGCATAATCCCAGGCTGATTGGCCGGCTCCTGTTGCATGGGAAGCGGGCCAATCAGTTCTGTACAATCAGCTATGAACAATCAGCTCTGTACAATCAGTTCTGTACTATCAGCTCTGTACTGTCAGTTCTGTATTAGGGGTCGCTGTTACTTCAGCTCTTTCTCAATTTGCCCGTCTTTCCCGGTAACGTTCGTGTCCTGCATGGAGTTGCGGAACCCTTTAATGGCGCCGCCTACGTCGGATCCGATGCTGCGAAGCCGTTTGGTCCCAAACAACATCAGCACGATCAGCAGAACAATAACCAATTGCCACACACTGATTCCCATCATCTGTTCACCTCACCAATTTTGTAATACGTTTACCGGAGCCGGACAGCCCGCGTTTCCGCCGGTGTACACTGGATCATCTTTCAGTGACCGTCTGGTGACAGGCGATCGTCCTCATGGTTAATCGCCGCCTTGCTCAGGAAGGTCTGGTCGATCTCGTCAAAACGCATGACATGACCGCCGGTTCGCTGAGCCAGGGCCCGCGCCTCCTGCTTGTCCGCGAATGTCGCGAGCACTGCGCCCATTGCGCCTTCCAGCCCGGTCCCTGCCACGTACCAGGCGTCCCGCGCATTGATCAGGTGGGCGTCGTCTGGGCGGTACCAGTCCGAGCGCGCCATGTCATGCACGTATAGCTCATACGATCTGTTCTGATTCTCAGGCTGCAGCCACCACCCGATCATTTCGGCAGCGGAGCAGAACTTTCGCACCTCCGTTGTCGCCACGGCCTGTCCTTTAGGTCCGGGAAACTCAGCGATCAGCATGCCGCAGATGTGGCATTCATCACCGGCGTGGAACCCAACGGGCTCGACGGGCGCCTCGACCTTGTTGGCGTCATTGCAGCCAGTAATGACAAGGCCTGTAACGGCAAGGAAAAGCGCTATCATGATTTTTCGTAAACGCCGCATATCCACCACCCCTACCATAAGTGCCGCCTGCTCAGACCTGCCGACGGCGAAAGAACCAATAAGCTCCCGCAAGTGTGCCTGTCACCCAGGCGAACAGACAGAGCCAGAGGACGGACCCGGCAACGGGCAGATCCCCGCCCAGCGACAATACCCCAACAGCGCCTGCGCCGACATCGAAACCAGACAGGTTGATCAGTCGGTAAATGTCGGCGGGATTGAGCAGTAGCAACCAGGGCAACAGGTCCGGATTGAAGTTCCCTTCACTAAAAACCAGCAAGGCCAGCAGGCCAAGGTCAAACAGCAGGACAAAGAGAAACCATACCCCCAGCGCGAGGCCCGCAGCGGTGGACTTCTCAGCCACCTGGCTGCTGATCAGATACGCCAACCCCAGAAATACCCAACCCAGCAGCATGGATGACAGCATGAAGCGACCGAACGCCCAGAACAGCAGGCTCGTTTCAACGTTATCCACCAGTACGGCAATCGCTAAAGCCGCGCTACCGAATCCGATAAAAGTCGCTAGGGCCAGGATCAGTCCATGACCGACGAACTTGCCAACAAGGATCTGGCCTCGGCCCAGAGGGTAGGTCAGCAGCAGCATGAGCGTACCCGCTTCTTCTTCACCGACGATAGCGTCATAGGCCAGCATCAGGGCGATCAAGGGCATGAGGAACGTTGCCAGACTCGCCAGGCTTGCAATGGTCGCGGGAATCGACGTGAACCCGACCTGACCCGAGGCCGCGGCGCCGAACCAGGCGATACCCACGGCGAGCACTGCGAACAGCAGGCTGATTGCCAGTAACCAGCGATTCCGCAAGCCATCGCTCAGCTCTTTACGTGCGATAGACCAGATCTGAATCATGCCCTCCCCTCCCCGGCGGAATCGCTGCCGGCCCGGTCCATGTAATACCGGTAGAGATCTTCCAGCGACGGCTGCACCACCTCCACATCAGAAGGCGAGCGTTCGCCCAGTAGCTGGCGTAGAAGGTCAAGCTTGTGGCTGCTATGTGCGGCCACTTCGATACCGTCGCGCGCAGTTTCCCGTGCTGAGTAACCGGCGTCAGTCCACCGTTTGATCAACTGGTGACGTTCGCTGACGCCACTCGCTTTGATATGCACGGGCAATTGCGCCTCATCCCTGAGCTCAGCCAGAGCCCCAACGGCCTGGAGCCTGCCTCCGGCGAGAATGGCCGCTCTGTCCAGGTGCGCCTCGACGCCCGGCAAAACGTGGGAACAAATAATGATGCTGGTACCCTGGCGTCGCAGCCGGTCGGTAAGATGGTAAAGGTCCTGGGTCGCGATCGGGTCAAGCCCGACGGTAGGCTCATCCAACAACAGCAGCCTTGGTTCGCCCAGCAGGGCCTGGGCCAGGCCGAGCCGCTGCCGCATCCCTTTAGAGTAGGTTTTTACCCGGCGCGAAGCGGCCGCAGACAGCCCTACCTGTTGCAGTAGTTCATCCACCTGGGCAAGAGCCGCGCCCTTGAGCCGGGCAAAATGGCGCAGGGTTTCCCGTCCGCTAAGCTGGGGGTAGAAGATGACATTTTCGGGCAAGTAGCCCAGTTGCCGCTTCACGGCTTTATCGTTGGGCTGCCCTCCCAGCACCCGAACCTGTCCGTCACTGGGGCTCAGCAAGCCGAGAATCAGCTTCATACTGGTTGTTTTGCCCGCCCCGTTGTGACCGAAGAGGCCCAGCACTTCGCCTTCCGCCAGGTCGAGGTTCAGATCCTGCAGGACCGTAAGCCGGCCGTAGCGCTGGTGCACCGCTTTTATTTCAACCGCATTCATGAGGCTGGCTCCCTTGATTGCGCATTGGCACTGGCGGCGGGTACGCGCATCAGCGGAAAGCTGTCCTGAACCCCCGGCGCCTTGACCACAGGAAAGGCCCGCTGGACCCAGCGCAGAAGTTCTATAGCGGGGCTGTTCATTAGTAGGCGAACCTGGGGATAAAGCCAGAGAAGCCGGTCCACATTGTCATTGGGCTCATAGGGCACATCACCTACACCGTCGCTGTCACGATCCCACCCGAGGTAGTCGCTCCAGTAGTTACCATGGCCATCTTCGGACCACTCCTGCGTCCGCGTAGCCACGTACTTGACCTGCTGCCGGTTGCCGACGAACGCGTTTCCGGTTATGCGGTTGTTCTCGGAGCCGGCTGTCAGGTGAATGCCGAGGGAGCTCTGTTCAAAACGATTTTTTTCTATGTGGTTGAACAGGGAGTTATAGATAAACAGCGCCTT is part of the Hydrocarboniclastica marina genome and encodes:
- a CDS encoding ABC transporter ATP-binding protein is translated as MNAVEIKAVHQRYGRLTVLQDLNLDLAEGEVLGLFGHNGAGKTTSMKLILGLLSPSDGQVRVLGGQPNDKAVKRQLGYLPENVIFYPQLSGRETLRHFARLKGAALAQVDELLQQVGLSAAASRRVKTYSKGMRQRLGLAQALLGEPRLLLLDEPTVGLDPIATQDLYHLTDRLRRQGTSIIICSHVLPGVEAHLDRAAILAGGRLQAVGALAELRDEAQLPVHIKASGVSERHQLIKRWTDAGYSARETARDGIEVAAHSSHKLDLLRQLLGERSPSDVEVVQPSLEDLYRYYMDRAGSDSAGEGRA
- a CDS encoding methyl-accepting chemotaxis protein: MNLKHIPLKYKFWAVNGVMFAGMLLLVLAALVIEQQAINAERKGYAAEVVASGLLTGATPASLRWIDSRSLSNLPVASDQPRWLDADLLDPVPAGPDLSGAWVVMRQGEAAVLGVEQQAYFTLLLSRAPLYAGVVFVLMLMVLCVSQLLILFITRNILALRDVMVAVQESGDLTLRAPVKSEDEVGSMAVAFNAMLTAQQGVVGSVREAAAELEHSAGELAQLMGDVKVGTRSQQSQTDMVAAAVNEMSATVQDIASHTGSARDQSRQANSLAQQGRDQVQCVQRTITGLSASIKRCTEHMQTLAGHSQEINGVVGEIRAIAEQTNLLALNAAIEAARAGDSGRGFAVVADEVRTLAQRVQNSTVDIQQRIEALREGTVIAVDDMAASAELTHNSVEQAEQAGASLEEIAAAVNQITEGNGEIAAALDQQTQVADSITRSIIEIRDVTEHTAEKTLRSAATSEQLAALAHQLNQAVSSLRV
- a CDS encoding Hsp20 family protein, with amino-acid sequence MTTTSFSLAPLFRHSIGFDRFNDLFERAFEADASTSYPPYNVEKHGENEYRIVLAVAGFAEQDLSINIENGVLTVTGAKPAVEQSGKTVGYMHQGIAQRSFKLSYRLEDHIEVQGANLENGLLTIDLLRVIPEEEKPRQIPIGSNAARQNRVEKVEARRGEEAAETA
- a CDS encoding ABC transporter permease; the encoded protein is MIQIWSIARKELSDGLRNRWLLAISLLFAVLAVGIAWFGAAASGQVGFTSIPATIASLASLATFLMPLIALMLAYDAIVGEEEAGTLMLLLTYPLGRGQILVGKFVGHGLILALATFIGFGSAALAIAVLVDNVETSLLFWAFGRFMLSSMLLGWVFLGLAYLISSQVAEKSTAAGLALGVWFLFVLLFDLGLLALLVFSEGNFNPDLLPWLLLLNPADIYRLINLSGFDVGAGAVGVLSLGGDLPVAGSVLWLCLFAWVTGTLAGAYWFFRRRQV
- the tatA gene encoding twin-arginine translocase TatA/TatE family subunit, whose translation is MMGISVWQLVIVLLIVLMLFGTKRLRSIGSDVGGAIKGFRNSMQDTNVTGKDGQIEKELK
- a CDS encoding c-type cytochrome, translating into MRKMIIALLAVGGLAAQPTLAQDAEKLFQSKACAACHAKAMKMVGPALQDVAKKYAGQDDAVAILVKSIQEGSKGKWGQIPMPPNNVTDEEATALAEWVLKQG
- a CDS encoding spermidine synthase encodes the protein MRWPLSGEVIYRTEDALGDILVIDKGKHRVLSFGSIFEQSKIDPARPYLPVHEYNRAMLLPLAFARPQHATVLGLGGGSLVNALYHLLPEATVSVVELRSEVVDVARRFFGLATSPRISITIEDVRRALPRLPEGATDLILTDLYDAQRMSPVQTQRRFIDQCARALSTEGWLAINYHELPPENGPLFMHLRALFAVVLLFKSKTGNYVLYACKECFDPMGSDDPRLSELEEKLPLGWRRLMGRVMRVV
- a CDS encoding nitrous oxide reductase accessory protein NosL, with translation MRRLRKIMIALFLAVTGLVITGCNDANKVEAPVEPVGFHAGDECHICGMLIAEFPGPKGQAVATTEVRKFCSAAEMIGWWLQPENQNRSYELYVHDMARSDWYRPDDAHLINARDAWYVAGTGLEGAMGAVLATFADKQEARALAQRTGGHVMRFDEIDQTFLSKAAINHEDDRLSPDGH